A stretch of Castanea sativa cultivar Marrone di Chiusa Pesio chromosome 2, ASM4071231v1 DNA encodes these proteins:
- the LOC142624531 gene encoding major allergen Pru av 1-like — protein sequence MGVFTYESENTSAIPPARLFKAFVLDADNLIPKVAPQAIKSTEIIEGNGGPGTIKKITFGEGSQFKYVKHRIDEVDHEHFTFAYSVIEGDALSDILEKISYETKIVASPDGGSILKSTSKYHVKGDHEIKEEQVKAGKEKASGLFKAVEGYLLAHPDLYN from the exons ATGGGTGTCTTCACTTATGAATCTGAGAACACCTCTGCTATCCCCCCAGCTAGGCTTTTCAAGGCTTTTGTCCTTGATGCCGACAACCTCATCCCAAAGGTTGCACCACAGGCCATTAAGTCCACTGAAATAATTGAAGGAAATGGAGGACCTGGAACCATCAAGAAAATTACCTTCGGCGAAG GCAGCCAATTCAAATATGTAAAGCACAGGATTGATGAAGTTGACCATGAACACTTCACATTTGCCTACAGTGTCATTGAAGGTGATGCTTTGTCTGACATACTAGAAAAAATTTCCTATGAGACCAAGATTGTGGCAAGCCCTGATGGAGGATCCATCTTGAAGAGCACCAGCAAGTACCACGTAAAGGGTGACCATGAGATCAAGGAGGAGCAAGTCAAGGCTGGTAAAGAAAAGGCCTCTGGACTTTTCAAGGCTGTTGAGGGCTACCTCTTGGCACACCCTGATCTCTACAACTAA
- the LOC142625992 gene encoding major allergen Pru ar 1-like, whose translation MGVFTHESQETSVIPPARLFKAFVLDSDNLIPKVLPQAIKSTEIIEGNGGPGTIKKITFGEASKYKYSKHRIDALDPENCTYSFSVIEGDVLTDIENVSTETKFVASPDGGTIMKSTTKYQTKGDFQLKEEQVQATIEKATGLFKAVEAYLLANPDLYK comes from the exons ATGGGTGTCTTCACTCATGAATCTCAGGAAACCTCAGTTATCCCCCCAGCTAGGCTTTTCAAGGCCTTTGTCCTTGATTCTGACAACCTCATCCCAAAGGTTCTACCACAGGCCATTAAGTCCACTGAAATAATTGAAGGAAATGGAGGACCTGGAACCATCAAGAAGATTACCTTTGGCGAAG CAAGCAAATACAAATATTCAAAGCACAGGATTGATGCACTTGACCCTGAAAACTGTACATATAGCTTTAGCGTGATTGAAGGTGATGTTTTGACTGACATAGAAAATGTTTCTACTGAAACCAAGTTTGTGGCAAGCCCTGATGGAGGAACCATCATGAAGAGCACCACCAAGTACCAGACAAAGGGTGACTTTCAGCTCAAGGAGGAGCAAGTCCAGGCTACAATAGAAAAGGCCACTGGACTTTTCAAGGCTGTTGAGGCCTACCTCTTGGCAAACCCTGATCTCTACAAATAA